A genomic segment from Lutibacter sp. A80 encodes:
- a CDS encoding GxxExxY protein, which yields MSKLLFEEETFKVIGACINVHKKLGSGFSASVYCLALEKELLKANIPFEKQKKTPIYYDGEPLDTFFIVDFVCYDTILLDVKAVPFIQDQMKQQVVKYLKTLNLEVGILLNFGEKSLKWKRLIHTI from the coding sequence ATGTCTAAATTATTATTTGAAGAAGAAACATTTAAGGTAATTGGAGCTTGTATAAATGTTCATAAAAAATTAGGAAGCGGCTTTTCAGCATCTGTGTACTGTTTAGCTTTAGAAAAAGAATTATTAAAAGCAAATATTCCTTTTGAAAAACAAAAGAAAACACCAATTTATTATGATGGGGAACCTTTAGACACCTTTTTTATTGTGGATTTTGTTTGTTATGATACAATTTTATTAGATGTTAAAGCTGTTCCCTTTATACAAGATCAAATGAAGCAGCAAGTAGTAAAATATTTAAAAACTTTAAATCTAGAAGTTGGTATATTACTCAATTTTGGTGAAAAAAGCCTTAAATGGAAACGTTTAATACATACAATTTAA
- a CDS encoding response regulator translates to MFQKVLIAEDMDFINSGIKSQLAELNIAQIEYVQYCDEALLKLKSAKLNNAPFDLLISDLSFEEDYVEQKIKSGDELIKKVRKEFPLLKIAVFSVEDKEYRVQKLFNEYKINAYVWKSREGLRELKKAILQLFNSDKIYISPHISGAVSKQKKIEISEYDIFLIECLSKGYLQEEISTILKDKNWSPTSVSSIEKRLKILREHFNASNPTHLVAIAKDLGLI, encoded by the coding sequence ATGTTTCAAAAAGTATTAATTGCAGAAGATATGGACTTTATTAATAGTGGAATAAAGTCGCAATTGGCAGAATTAAATATTGCTCAAATTGAGTATGTTCAATATTGTGATGAAGCCTTACTTAAACTAAAAAGTGCTAAATTAAATAATGCACCTTTTGATTTATTAATAAGTGATTTGTCATTCGAAGAGGATTATGTTGAACAAAAAATAAAATCTGGAGATGAATTAATAAAAAAAGTAAGAAAAGAATTTCCGTTATTAAAAATAGCGGTGTTTTCTGTTGAAGATAAAGAGTATAGAGTACAAAAGCTGTTTAATGAGTATAAAATCAATGCCTATGTTTGGAAAAGTAGGGAAGGATTAAGAGAGCTTAAAAAGGCGATACTACAACTATTTAATTCAGACAAAATTTACATTTCTCCGCATATTTCCGGAGCAGTATCAAAACAAAAAAAAATTGAAATATCAGAATATGATATTTTTTTAATAGAATGCCTTTCTAAAGGTTACCTACAAGAAGAAATTAGTACTATTTTAAAAGATAAAAACTGGTCGCCTACAAGTGTAAGTTCTATTGAAAAAAGATTGAAAATTCTAAGAGAACATTTTAATGCTAGCAACCCTACACATTTAGTTGCAATAGCTAAAGATTTAGGATTGATTTAA
- a CDS encoding PAS domain-containing sensor histidine kinase, producing MSLQNPILDNQPDKRCNNVNYIELNDVPDKGVVICDKAGAIITANNYFCELIISNLNKLEGKCLEPELFSNIGSLKNTCNFKQLLEGTKKRYEFQIVKKDATVVFIEVKAKKVAGNNVAYFFKDISEQRILNLELQELTHNLEISNQDKSRFIAVLAHDLINPFNSILGFITLLKSNLKTASIDTIEKYVNYIEAASQNTYNLLEDTLGWIRSENGNLTVHKGTHEINSLVIAVVKNYKANSNTKNISIHFEEEEKMYAFCDANMIKIVLRNLLSNAIKFTNKNGEIHITITTSAKETKIAIKDNGIGISKKLQAQLFSTDRVHRRDGTAQEKGTGMGLLLCKEFINKHNGKLYVTSKEGVGSTFTFTIPKVLEELNTK from the coding sequence TTGTCCTTACAAAATCCAATATTAGATAATCAACCTGATAAGCGTTGTAATAATGTTAATTATATTGAGTTGAATGACGTACCAGATAAAGGTGTTGTAATTTGTGACAAAGCGGGAGCTATTATTACAGCAAATAATTATTTTTGTGAACTAATTATATCTAACTTAAATAAGTTAGAAGGCAAGTGTCTAGAACCAGAATTATTTTCAAACATTGGTTCTTTAAAAAACACTTGTAATTTTAAACAATTACTTGAGGGTACAAAAAAGCGATATGAATTTCAAATTGTAAAAAAAGACGCAACAGTTGTTTTTATTGAAGTAAAGGCAAAGAAAGTAGCTGGAAATAATGTTGCATATTTTTTTAAAGACATTAGTGAACAAAGAATTTTAAATTTAGAATTACAAGAGTTAACTCATAATTTAGAAATTTCAAATCAAGATAAAAGCAGATTTATTGCTGTTTTAGCACACGATTTAATAAATCCATTCAATTCTATTTTAGGTTTTATAACGTTGTTAAAATCAAATTTAAAAACTGCCAGTATAGATACTATTGAAAAATATGTTAATTATATAGAAGCAGCTTCGCAAAACACCTATAATTTATTAGAAGATACTTTAGGTTGGATTCGATCTGAAAACGGTAATTTAACAGTTCATAAAGGAACTCACGAAATAAACAGCTTAGTTATAGCAGTAGTTAAAAATTATAAAGCCAATTCAAATACTAAAAATATTAGTATTCATTTTGAAGAAGAAGAAAAGATGTATGCTTTTTGCGATGCAAATATGATTAAAATTGTATTGCGAAACTTATTATCTAACGCTATTAAATTTACAAATAAAAATGGCGAAATACACATCACTATAACCACCAGTGCTAAAGAGACCAAAATAGCAATAAAAGATAATGGTATTGGAATTTCTAAAAAATTGCAAGCACAATTATTTAGTACAGACAGAGTACATAGAAGAGATGGTACAGCACAAGAAAAAGGTACTGGTATGGGCTTATTATTATGTAAAGAATTTATTAATAAACACAACGGTAAATTATATGTAACTTCAAAAGAAGGTGTTGGAAGTACATTTACGTTTACAATCCCCAAAGTATTAGAAGAACTTAATACTAAATAA
- a CDS encoding transcription termination/antitermination protein NusG: protein MYWFVLNVKRKNEIKVASLLEAAGFKVYCPTYTTVKKWSDRKKKVIKPLIATYIFIKIKEKHRAKVFEIPGVIRYLFYLGAPAKVLNKEITVLKDFLKEGASVPKIENIKPGDNHLIEDGPFKGKNGVVQEVGNNRLQVVLKELGIKVTLTTKTKLV, encoded by the coding sequence ATGTATTGGTTTGTATTAAATGTTAAACGTAAAAACGAGATAAAAGTTGCAAGCCTTTTAGAAGCTGCAGGTTTTAAAGTTTATTGCCCTACTTATACTACTGTAAAAAAATGGTCAGATCGCAAAAAAAAGGTTATAAAACCTTTAATTGCCACTTATATTTTTATTAAAATTAAAGAGAAGCATCGTGCAAAAGTTTTTGAAATTCCAGGGGTTATAAGGTACTTATTTTATTTAGGTGCGCCAGCCAAAGTCTTAAATAAAGAAATTACGGTTCTTAAAGATTTTTTAAAAGAAGGTGCTTCTGTACCAAAAATAGAAAATATAAAGCCTGGAGACAACCATTTAATTGAAGATGGACCTTTTAAAGGTAAAAATGGAGTAGTTCAAGAAGTTGGAAATAATAGACTCCAAGTTGTTTTAAAGGAGTTAGGGATAAAAGTAACCTTAACCACCAAAACTAAGCTAGTTTAA